In Dromaius novaehollandiae isolate bDroNov1 chromosome 2, bDroNov1.hap1, whole genome shotgun sequence, one DNA window encodes the following:
- the NPC1 gene encoding NPC intracellular cholesterol transporter 1 isoform X1 — protein MGSPRSGSRCLGLLALLLLLWPGRVFPQLCVWYGECGIASGDKRYNCAYNGAPIPLPKDGYDLVQELCPGLFYGNVSTCCDVPQLQTLKNNLQLPLQFLSRCPSCFYNLINLFCELTCSPNQSDFLNVTNTIPYYDPITKENKTSITELQYFIGEHFANAMYNACKDVEAPSSNDKALGLLCGKDVKDCNATNWIEYMFSKDNGQTPFSIIPIFSDVPVHGMNPMNNATKGCNESMDDSTGPCSCQDCSIVCGPKPEPPPPAAPWLLFGLDAVYVIMWISYMGFLLIFFALVFGVWCYRRRHFVSEYTPIDSNIAFSVNSRNDNGMSGIKVTGKITCGERLGERFENGLRTTFTSWGAFCVRNPRPVILFSVIFIVMCSSGLLYVKVTTNPVDLWSASSSQARKEKEYFDTHFGPFFRTEQLIIQAPKSHPDTYSPYPSGADVPFGPPLTKEILHQVLDLQDAIVNITASFDNETVMLKDICLSPLAPYNNNCTILSVLNYFQNSHSVLDHTVGDEFYVYADYHTHFLYCVRAPASLNDTSLLHDPCLGTFGGPVFPWLVMGGYDDENYNNATALVITFPVNNYYSDSRKLMKALAWEKEFINFVKNYDNPNLSIAFSSERSIEDEINRESNSDIGTVMISYIVMFVYISIALGHIQSCRRLLVDSKISLGIAGILIVLSSVACSLGIFSYFGIPLTLIVIEVIPFLVLAVGVDNIFIIVQTLQRDERLQGETLDKQIGRILGDVAPSMFLSSFSETVAFFLGTLSTMPAVRTFSLFAGMAVFIDFILQVTCFVSLLGLDIKRQERNRLDILCCIKGEEEMTQVERSETILFLFFKNLYSPYLLKDWMRPIVVALFVGVLSFSTAVMHNVEIGLDQSLSMPDDSYVMDYFSQLSKYLHAGPPVYFVLEEGHNYTSLEGQNMVCGGMGCNNDSLVQQVFSAAEIGSYTRIGYAPSSWIDDYFDWVKPQSSCCRVYNTTGQFCNASVTDPSCTRCRPLTQEGKQRPQGEDFMKFLPMFLSDNPNPKCGKGGHAAYYSAVNFINNESDVGATYFMTYHTVLKKSSDYIDAMKKARAIADNITETMGIKEKNYRVFPYSVFYVFYEQYLTIVDDTIFNLCISLGSIFLVTAVLLGFEVWAAFVVTITIAMIIINMFGVMWLWGISLNAVSLVNLVMSCGIAVEFCSHVTRAFTVSTKGSRVERAEEALSHMGSSVFSGITLTKFGGIVVLAFSKSQIFKIFYFRMYLAMVLLGATHGLIFLPVLLSYIGPSVNKAKTHAAQERSRGTERERLLYF, from the exons GAACTCTGTCCAGGCTTATTCTATGGCAATGTTAGCACGTGCTGTGATGTTCCTCAACTTCagactttgaaaaataatttgcagCTGCCTCTGCAATTTCTCTCCAG ATGTCCATCATGTTTTTATAACTTAATTAATCTCTTCTGTGAACTGACTTGCAGTCCAAATCAATCTGACTTTTTGAATGTTACAAACACCATACCTTACTATGATCCAAttacaaaagagaacaaaacaagtaTCACAGAGCTGCAGTACTTCATTGGAGAACACTTTGCAAATG CAATGTATAATGCCTGCAAAGATGTGGAAGCTCCATCAAGTAATGATAAAGCACTGGGGCTGTTGTGTGGAAAGGATGTCAAGGACTGCAATGCTACCAACTGGATTGAATACATGTTTAGTAAGGACAATGGACAGACTCCTTTCAGCATTATTCCTATCTTCTCAG ATGTTCCTGTCCATGGAATGAATCCTATGAACAATGCTACCAAAGGGTGTAATGAATCTATGGATGATTCAACAGGACCATGTAGCTGTCAGGACTGTTCAATTGTTTGTGGTCCAAAACCTGAACCACCACCACCAGCTGCTCCATGGCTTTTGTTTGGTTTGGATGCTGTGTATGTCATCATGTGGATCTCCTACATGGGATTTCTACTCATATTTTTTGCACTTGTCTTTGGAGTCTGGTGTTACAG gagGCGGCATTTTGTCTCAGAATATACACCAATTGACAGTAATATAGCCTTTTCTGTGAATTCTCGTAATGATAATGGTATGTCTGGGATCAAAGTAACAG GAAAAATTACCTGTGGTGAAAGGCTTGGTGAAAGATTTGAGAATGGCTTAAGGACAACATTTACATCTTGGGGGGCTTTCTGTGTCAGGAATCCACGCCCTGTTATTCTCTTCTCTGTGATCTTCATTGTCATGTGCTCTTCAGGCCTCCTGTATGTTAAAGTAACTACAAACCCTGTAGACCTCTGGTCAGCCTCAAGCAGCCAAGCACGCAAGGAGAAGGAGTATTTTGACACACATTTTGGGCCTTTCTTTCGTACTGAACAACTTATTATTCAAGCCCCCAAAAGCCATCCAGACACTTACTCACCATACCCATCAGGAGCAGATGTGCCTTTTGGGCCTCCACTTACCAAAGAGATTCTCCATCAG GTGCTGGATTTGCAGGATGCTATTGTGAACATAACTGCTTCTTTTGACAATGAGACTGTAATGCTGAAAGACATTTGCCTGTCTCCTCTTGCTCCCTACAACAACAACTGCACTATACTGAGTGTACTCAACTACTTTCAGAACAGTCACTCTGTTCTAGATCACACTGTTGGTGATGAGTTCTATGTCTATGCTGACTACCACACTCACTTCTTATACTGTGTTCG GGCTCCAGCATCACTGAATGACACAAGTTTGCTTCATGATCCCTGCTTAGGAACATTTGGTGGGCCTGTCTTTCCATGGCTGGTGATGGGAGGATATGATG ATGAAAACTATAACAACGCTACAGCTCTTGTTATTACTTTTCCTGTCAACAACTACTACAGTGACTCAAGAAAGCTAATGAAAGCCTTGGCGTGGGAAAAAGA GTTTATTAACTTTGTGAAGAACTATGATAATCCAAACTTAAGTATTGCGTTTTCTTCTGAACGGAGTATTGAAGATGAGATCAACCGTGAAAGCAACAGTGATATTGGCACTGTTATGATAAGCTATATTGTAATGTTTGTGTACATCTCCATAGCTTTGGGACACATCCAGAGCTGTAGAAGACTTCTG GTGGACTCAAAGATCTCCCTGGGCATTGCAGGCATCCTGATCGTACTGAGCTCGGTGGCATGTTCTTTGGGTATTTTCAGCTACTTTGGAATCCCACTAACATTGATTGTGATAGAAGTCATTCCCTTCTTGGTGCTGGCTGTTGGGGTGGACAACATTTTCATTATAGTCCAGACACTTCAG AGAGATGAGCGCCTTCAGGGTGAGACTCTGGATAAACAGATTGGCAGAATCTTGGGAGATGTGGCACCCAGTATGTTTCTCTCATCTTTTTCTGAGACTGTGGCATTCTTCCTAG GGACACTGTCTACCATGCCAGCGGTCCGCACATTCTCTCTTTTTGCTGGAATGGCTGTGTTCATAGACTTTATTCTTCAAGTTACGTGTTTTGTAAGCCTCCTGGGCTTGGATATTAAGCGTCAAGAG AGGAATAGACTAGATATTCTGTGTTGCATCAAAGGTGAAGAAGAAATGACTCAAGTTGAGCGTTCTGAGACCAtcttatttttgttcttcaaaaacTTGTATTCTCCATATCTGCTTAAGGATTGGATGAGACCAATAGTA gTAGCCTTGTTTGTGGGTGTTTTGTCATTCAGTACAGCAGTTATGCACAATGTAGAGATTGGACTGGATCAGTCTCTTTCAATGCCAGAT GACTCCTATGTAATGGATTACTTCAGCCAGCTCAGCAAGTACTTGCATGCAGGTCCTCCTGTGTACTTTGTTCTAGAAGAAGGGCACAACTATACCTCTTTGGAAGGGCAGAACATGGTGTGTGGTGGAATGGGCTGTAATAATGATTCACTTGTCCAGCAGGTCTTCAGTGCTGCAGAAATTGGCAGCTA CACAAGGATAGGCTATGCTCCATCCTCCTGGATTGATGATTACTTTGACTGGGTGAAGCCACAGTCATCCTGTTGCAGAGTCTACAATACCACTGGACAGTTTTGCAATGCTTCAG tcactgatCCATCCTGCACTCGTTGCCGACCACTGACTCAAGAAGGCAAGCAGAGACCACAGGGGGAAGACTTCATGAAATTTTTGCCTATGTTCCTATCTGACAACCCTAATCCTAAATGTGGCAAAGG AGGACATGCTGCATATTACTCTGCTGTCAACTTCATAAACAATGAATCTGATGTTGGAGCTACTTATTTTATGACTTACCATACTGTACTAAAAAAATCCTCTGACTACATTGATGCTATGAAGAAAGCTCGGGCTATAGCAGATAATATTACTGAAACCATGGGCATCAAAGAGAAGAACTATCGGGTGTTCCCTTACAG tgtgttttatgttttttatgaACAGTATTTGACAATTGTGGATGACACTATATTTAACCTCTGCATCTCCTTGGGATCAATATTTTTGGTGACAGCTGTGCTGCTTGGCTTTGAAGTATGGGCTGCTTTTGTAGTTACAATAACTATTGCGATGATAATCATCAACATGTTTGGGGTGATGTGGCTGTGGGGCATCAGCTTGAATGCAGTTTCATTAGTAAATCTTGTCATG AGTTGTGGTATTGCTGTGGAATTCTGTAGTCATGTGACAAGAGCATTCACTGTTAGTactaagggcagtagagtagagCGTGCAGAAGAAGCTCTATCTCACATGGGCAGTTCT GTTTTTAGTGGTATCACACTGACTAAATTTGGAGGAATTGTAGTACTGGCTTTTTCCAAGTCTCAAATCTTCAAGATATTCTACTTCAGGATGTATCTAGCTATGGTTCTGCTGGGAGCAACGCATGGACTAATATTCCTTCCAGTTCTGTTAAGTTACATAG GCCCATCAGTCAATAAAGCTAAAACTCACGCTGCGCAAGAGAGGAGCAGAGGTACAGAACGAGAGAGACTCCTTTACTTCTAG
- the NPC1 gene encoding NPC intracellular cholesterol transporter 1 isoform X2: protein MGSPRSGSRCLGLLALLLLLWPGRVFPQLCVWYGECGIASGDKRYNCAYNGAPIPLPKDGYDLVQELCPGLFYGNVSTCCDVPQLQTLKNNLQLPLQFLSRCPSCFYNLINLFCELTCSPNQSDFLNVTNTIPYYDPITKENKTSITELQYFIGEHFANAMYNACKDVEAPSSNDKALGLLCGKDVKDCNATNWIEYMFSKDNGQTPFSIIPIFSDVPVHGMNPMNNATKGCNESMDDSTGPCSCQDCSIVCGPKPEPPPPAAPWLLFGLDAVYVIMWISYMGFLLIFFALVFGVWCYRRRHFVSEYTPIDSNIAFSVNSRNDNGKITCGERLGERFENGLRTTFTSWGAFCVRNPRPVILFSVIFIVMCSSGLLYVKVTTNPVDLWSASSSQARKEKEYFDTHFGPFFRTEQLIIQAPKSHPDTYSPYPSGADVPFGPPLTKEILHQVLDLQDAIVNITASFDNETVMLKDICLSPLAPYNNNCTILSVLNYFQNSHSVLDHTVGDEFYVYADYHTHFLYCVRAPASLNDTSLLHDPCLGTFGGPVFPWLVMGGYDDENYNNATALVITFPVNNYYSDSRKLMKALAWEKEFINFVKNYDNPNLSIAFSSERSIEDEINRESNSDIGTVMISYIVMFVYISIALGHIQSCRRLLVDSKISLGIAGILIVLSSVACSLGIFSYFGIPLTLIVIEVIPFLVLAVGVDNIFIIVQTLQRDERLQGETLDKQIGRILGDVAPSMFLSSFSETVAFFLGTLSTMPAVRTFSLFAGMAVFIDFILQVTCFVSLLGLDIKRQERNRLDILCCIKGEEEMTQVERSETILFLFFKNLYSPYLLKDWMRPIVVALFVGVLSFSTAVMHNVEIGLDQSLSMPDDSYVMDYFSQLSKYLHAGPPVYFVLEEGHNYTSLEGQNMVCGGMGCNNDSLVQQVFSAAEIGSYTRIGYAPSSWIDDYFDWVKPQSSCCRVYNTTGQFCNASVTDPSCTRCRPLTQEGKQRPQGEDFMKFLPMFLSDNPNPKCGKGGHAAYYSAVNFINNESDVGATYFMTYHTVLKKSSDYIDAMKKARAIADNITETMGIKEKNYRVFPYSVFYVFYEQYLTIVDDTIFNLCISLGSIFLVTAVLLGFEVWAAFVVTITIAMIIINMFGVMWLWGISLNAVSLVNLVMSCGIAVEFCSHVTRAFTVSTKGSRVERAEEALSHMGSSVFSGITLTKFGGIVVLAFSKSQIFKIFYFRMYLAMVLLGATHGLIFLPVLLSYIGPSVNKAKTHAAQERSRGTERERLLYF from the exons GAACTCTGTCCAGGCTTATTCTATGGCAATGTTAGCACGTGCTGTGATGTTCCTCAACTTCagactttgaaaaataatttgcagCTGCCTCTGCAATTTCTCTCCAG ATGTCCATCATGTTTTTATAACTTAATTAATCTCTTCTGTGAACTGACTTGCAGTCCAAATCAATCTGACTTTTTGAATGTTACAAACACCATACCTTACTATGATCCAAttacaaaagagaacaaaacaagtaTCACAGAGCTGCAGTACTTCATTGGAGAACACTTTGCAAATG CAATGTATAATGCCTGCAAAGATGTGGAAGCTCCATCAAGTAATGATAAAGCACTGGGGCTGTTGTGTGGAAAGGATGTCAAGGACTGCAATGCTACCAACTGGATTGAATACATGTTTAGTAAGGACAATGGACAGACTCCTTTCAGCATTATTCCTATCTTCTCAG ATGTTCCTGTCCATGGAATGAATCCTATGAACAATGCTACCAAAGGGTGTAATGAATCTATGGATGATTCAACAGGACCATGTAGCTGTCAGGACTGTTCAATTGTTTGTGGTCCAAAACCTGAACCACCACCACCAGCTGCTCCATGGCTTTTGTTTGGTTTGGATGCTGTGTATGTCATCATGTGGATCTCCTACATGGGATTTCTACTCATATTTTTTGCACTTGTCTTTGGAGTCTGGTGTTACAG gagGCGGCATTTTGTCTCAGAATATACACCAATTGACAGTAATATAGCCTTTTCTGTGAATTCTCGTAATGATAATG GAAAAATTACCTGTGGTGAAAGGCTTGGTGAAAGATTTGAGAATGGCTTAAGGACAACATTTACATCTTGGGGGGCTTTCTGTGTCAGGAATCCACGCCCTGTTATTCTCTTCTCTGTGATCTTCATTGTCATGTGCTCTTCAGGCCTCCTGTATGTTAAAGTAACTACAAACCCTGTAGACCTCTGGTCAGCCTCAAGCAGCCAAGCACGCAAGGAGAAGGAGTATTTTGACACACATTTTGGGCCTTTCTTTCGTACTGAACAACTTATTATTCAAGCCCCCAAAAGCCATCCAGACACTTACTCACCATACCCATCAGGAGCAGATGTGCCTTTTGGGCCTCCACTTACCAAAGAGATTCTCCATCAG GTGCTGGATTTGCAGGATGCTATTGTGAACATAACTGCTTCTTTTGACAATGAGACTGTAATGCTGAAAGACATTTGCCTGTCTCCTCTTGCTCCCTACAACAACAACTGCACTATACTGAGTGTACTCAACTACTTTCAGAACAGTCACTCTGTTCTAGATCACACTGTTGGTGATGAGTTCTATGTCTATGCTGACTACCACACTCACTTCTTATACTGTGTTCG GGCTCCAGCATCACTGAATGACACAAGTTTGCTTCATGATCCCTGCTTAGGAACATTTGGTGGGCCTGTCTTTCCATGGCTGGTGATGGGAGGATATGATG ATGAAAACTATAACAACGCTACAGCTCTTGTTATTACTTTTCCTGTCAACAACTACTACAGTGACTCAAGAAAGCTAATGAAAGCCTTGGCGTGGGAAAAAGA GTTTATTAACTTTGTGAAGAACTATGATAATCCAAACTTAAGTATTGCGTTTTCTTCTGAACGGAGTATTGAAGATGAGATCAACCGTGAAAGCAACAGTGATATTGGCACTGTTATGATAAGCTATATTGTAATGTTTGTGTACATCTCCATAGCTTTGGGACACATCCAGAGCTGTAGAAGACTTCTG GTGGACTCAAAGATCTCCCTGGGCATTGCAGGCATCCTGATCGTACTGAGCTCGGTGGCATGTTCTTTGGGTATTTTCAGCTACTTTGGAATCCCACTAACATTGATTGTGATAGAAGTCATTCCCTTCTTGGTGCTGGCTGTTGGGGTGGACAACATTTTCATTATAGTCCAGACACTTCAG AGAGATGAGCGCCTTCAGGGTGAGACTCTGGATAAACAGATTGGCAGAATCTTGGGAGATGTGGCACCCAGTATGTTTCTCTCATCTTTTTCTGAGACTGTGGCATTCTTCCTAG GGACACTGTCTACCATGCCAGCGGTCCGCACATTCTCTCTTTTTGCTGGAATGGCTGTGTTCATAGACTTTATTCTTCAAGTTACGTGTTTTGTAAGCCTCCTGGGCTTGGATATTAAGCGTCAAGAG AGGAATAGACTAGATATTCTGTGTTGCATCAAAGGTGAAGAAGAAATGACTCAAGTTGAGCGTTCTGAGACCAtcttatttttgttcttcaaaaacTTGTATTCTCCATATCTGCTTAAGGATTGGATGAGACCAATAGTA gTAGCCTTGTTTGTGGGTGTTTTGTCATTCAGTACAGCAGTTATGCACAATGTAGAGATTGGACTGGATCAGTCTCTTTCAATGCCAGAT GACTCCTATGTAATGGATTACTTCAGCCAGCTCAGCAAGTACTTGCATGCAGGTCCTCCTGTGTACTTTGTTCTAGAAGAAGGGCACAACTATACCTCTTTGGAAGGGCAGAACATGGTGTGTGGTGGAATGGGCTGTAATAATGATTCACTTGTCCAGCAGGTCTTCAGTGCTGCAGAAATTGGCAGCTA CACAAGGATAGGCTATGCTCCATCCTCCTGGATTGATGATTACTTTGACTGGGTGAAGCCACAGTCATCCTGTTGCAGAGTCTACAATACCACTGGACAGTTTTGCAATGCTTCAG tcactgatCCATCCTGCACTCGTTGCCGACCACTGACTCAAGAAGGCAAGCAGAGACCACAGGGGGAAGACTTCATGAAATTTTTGCCTATGTTCCTATCTGACAACCCTAATCCTAAATGTGGCAAAGG AGGACATGCTGCATATTACTCTGCTGTCAACTTCATAAACAATGAATCTGATGTTGGAGCTACTTATTTTATGACTTACCATACTGTACTAAAAAAATCCTCTGACTACATTGATGCTATGAAGAAAGCTCGGGCTATAGCAGATAATATTACTGAAACCATGGGCATCAAAGAGAAGAACTATCGGGTGTTCCCTTACAG tgtgttttatgttttttatgaACAGTATTTGACAATTGTGGATGACACTATATTTAACCTCTGCATCTCCTTGGGATCAATATTTTTGGTGACAGCTGTGCTGCTTGGCTTTGAAGTATGGGCTGCTTTTGTAGTTACAATAACTATTGCGATGATAATCATCAACATGTTTGGGGTGATGTGGCTGTGGGGCATCAGCTTGAATGCAGTTTCATTAGTAAATCTTGTCATG AGTTGTGGTATTGCTGTGGAATTCTGTAGTCATGTGACAAGAGCATTCACTGTTAGTactaagggcagtagagtagagCGTGCAGAAGAAGCTCTATCTCACATGGGCAGTTCT GTTTTTAGTGGTATCACACTGACTAAATTTGGAGGAATTGTAGTACTGGCTTTTTCCAAGTCTCAAATCTTCAAGATATTCTACTTCAGGATGTATCTAGCTATGGTTCTGCTGGGAGCAACGCATGGACTAATATTCCTTCCAGTTCTGTTAAGTTACATAG GCCCATCAGTCAATAAAGCTAAAACTCACGCTGCGCAAGAGAGGAGCAGAGGTACAGAACGAGAGAGACTCCTTTACTTCTAG